Proteins found in one Clostridium butyricum genomic segment:
- a CDS encoding ethanolamine ammonia-lyase subunit EutB, with protein sequence MILRTTLFGNVYNFKDVKEVLAKANEEKSGDRLAGIIANSIEERVAAKVVLAELTIGDLRNNPVVDYDKDEITRVIQDGVNEEIYNRIKEMTIGEFREFLLSSNGEEIKEIRDGLTSEVIAGVTKLMSNLDLICTSRKLGNIATCNTTIGMPGTLSARLQPNHPTDNIEGIMASVMEGISYGVGDAVIGLNPALDTIDSVSNILKAFKNFMDRYKIPTQNCVLAHVTTQMEALKKGAPMDLMFQSIAGSEISNRSFGIDVKLMDEAYAMMRELKSSKGNNFMYFETGQGSELSSDGHNGADQLTMEARCYGFAKRYNPFLVNTVVGFIGPEYLYDGAQVIRAGLEDHFMGKLTGLSMGVDVCYTNHMKADQNDLENLAVLLAQANCNYFMGVPGGDDVMLMYQSSSYHDIAALREVTNKRPIKEFEARLEELGIMKNGVLASKAGDPSIFLGMGV encoded by the coding sequence ATGATTTTAAGGACAACACTTTTTGGAAATGTATATAATTTCAAAGATGTAAAGGAAGTTCTTGCAAAAGCAAATGAAGAAAAATCAGGTGATAGACTTGCTGGGATTATTGCAAATTCAATAGAAGAAAGAGTGGCTGCAAAGGTAGTACTTGCTGAACTTACTATTGGAGATTTAAGAAATAATCCAGTTGTAGACTATGATAAAGATGAAATTACCAGGGTAATTCAAGATGGGGTTAATGAGGAAATTTATAATAGAATTAAAGAGATGACTATAGGTGAGTTTAGGGAATTTCTATTATCATCTAATGGAGAAGAAATAAAAGAAATACGAGATGGGCTGACTTCAGAAGTTATTGCTGGTGTAACCAAGCTTATGAGTAATCTAGATCTTATATGTACATCTAGAAAACTCGGTAATATAGCAACCTGTAATACTACAATTGGAATGCCAGGAACACTTTCAGCAAGGCTTCAGCCTAATCATCCAACAGATAATATTGAAGGGATAATGGCATCTGTAATGGAAGGAATTAGCTATGGTGTTGGAGATGCTGTAATTGGCTTAAATCCAGCTTTAGACACTATTGATAGTGTTTCTAACATATTAAAAGCTTTTAAAAACTTTATGGATAGATATAAAATACCAACTCAAAATTGTGTTTTAGCACATGTTACAACTCAAATGGAAGCACTGAAAAAAGGGGCTCCAATGGACTTAATGTTTCAAAGTATAGCAGGTTCTGAAATATCAAATAGGAGTTTTGGAATTGATGTAAAATTAATGGATGAAGCATATGCAATGATGAGAGAATTGAAATCTTCTAAAGGTAATAATTTTATGTATTTTGAAACTGGACAAGGCTCTGAATTATCTTCAGATGGTCATAATGGAGCAGATCAGCTTACCATGGAAGCAAGATGTTATGGATTTGCAAAAAGATATAATCCATTTTTAGTTAATACAGTTGTAGGTTTTATAGGTCCAGAATATTTATATGATGGGGCACAAGTCATAAGAGCTGGCTTAGAAGATCATTTTATGGGAAAATTAACTGGACTTTCTATGGGTGTTGATGTCTGCTATACAAATCATATGAAAGCAGATCAAAATGATTTAGAAAATTTAGCAGTACTTCTTGCACAAGCTAATTGCAATTATTTCATGGGAGTTCCAGGTGGAGATGATGTAATGTTAATGTATCAATCTTCAAGTTATCATGATATTGCAGCATTAAGGGAAGTAACAAATAAAAGACCAATTAAAGAATTTGAAGCTAGACTTGAGGAACTTGGAATAATGAAAAATGGAGTGTTGGCAAGTAAAGCTGGAGATCCGTCAATATTTTTAGGTATGGGAGTGTAA